The Cryptomeria japonica chromosome 9, Sugi_1.0, whole genome shotgun sequence DNA segment atctatacatgtatataaatacacacatgtccgcatatatatatatatatatatgtaggtacATATAGACATGtgcgtatgtatatgtacatagtgtACTCTATGTTGTAGTCTGAAAGTAGTCacatccacaaatagttaaataacataaacaaagcagCAACCCTGCAAGCACATGGAACAAGAAAAAAAACAGTCTATAAACGAAAATGCAATATAAAATAAAAacgtatttaaaaaaaatagaaccttACCTTGCAACTTCAAACCGTTAATAGTGTCAAGCTCACAAGGAAGGCCAGTAAAACAGTCACAATGAGAAccaaacccaacaatctatgcgaacatttcaagagcaaaaattgcagagcgaaatattggcaacaacaacaaaacaaattccaTTTTAAGGTTGCAAACACCCATAAAGAACGTCAACATTTGTGTATAGCCTCGAGGATAAAATCATTAAAGACATCATTAAAGACAGTATGACTTGCGAAACAGAGAATAAGACAGTCACAAATTACATTTTAAGGTTGCAACCAGCCATAGAGAATGCCAACTTTCATGCATGGCCTTTACATGAAATCATTAAAGATAGCATTGCTTTGCCAACAAAGCCCACGTACGGAGATGACCACAAGACAACGTTGAACCACGAAATATTTGGTCAGGGTAACGCAAATCAGATAActgactttgtgcacatgaaggcttttaatCTCCAAGTTAAGTAACCACTGACAAATGTTCGATATTTAGAAAATTAATATATTGTAATTGATATTCATAATTCTGGTTTTCTGATAACTGTAAAATTGCATACTTACGTTGCACACTGAAAGCATTCATGTTCATACTtaaatatatatgcatgtatacatatagatgACAATTTACACAACTTAATGTGTTGTCGTTATTATTACAAGTTTTTAGAGTTAGTTAATAGTAAATTCATTATGGTTGACAAAAAAAAATGTGATCTACTTAAAGATTTGCTCTATTATTCTTGTATGTTCACTTTTTGTAGTGATGCATTTCCACTTTGTCATTAAAACAGAAAACAGCGACACTAACACtatcaaatttcaacaatggatgcAAGTTTAAAGCAACAAAGGACATCAACACTGTAATTGAAAGCATGTTGCAAGAAAGAAACAAGCTAAAGAGTAAGCTTAGAAATACAATTGCCCACTATGAACATAAATCCTCTACATCTTCTAGTGTTGTAACAACCATAGATCATATTGAAGTAGCACCTTTCCCAATACCAACTACTGAATAGTTAGTTGATCCAAtggttattttcacattgggagacaAAGTATTTAAATGGAATGATAACGAGCTTGGATGGGTTGCTTGGGTTGATCCTATGTTGTTCTGATTATTCAATCTTTGGAACGTTACATTCTTTTTTTGGTTAACATTCGAAACAGAAGAGGCATCCCATATTTTCAAAGATCTTTGATTAGATAAagtcatattttattaatatactCTCAAATATATAAATCATTATATCATATTCAATGTTTTCCAAGCTTATGAGCATATGACCAATTATCGCTTTCAATGCATGTttcaatcacattatgatcaatTCCTTACCATATGGAATAAATAAAAAAACTATAACAACGTTAGTCTATGGTCACTTAATTTTACACtgcttgtgcatatatacctttgataagcttgcatcatgttgtgattgtattctgatataagagctacaattcatcatgcttataatttacttttaattctcaaaaggtatatatgcacaatgGCATCTTCAGCAGCTACCTCTGAACCCATAAAGCACTCCACTATTGATAATTTGGTAAGCTATATTATGAAAACTTTTCAATATAGAAAGCTTTTATGCTCTTTTTTTGAACAGTTCATTGGTCTTTTCCATTCCATCCTTTTCATTACCGCATGCATACTTTTTGGATGGCATAGTACAAAACTATATGCATACTGTATACATAACATAGCTTGATTACATCATTTACTAAGACAAGCTTTACATTAACAAGTAAGGAAATATATGAGCTGGTTGCCGTTaaaattaaatcctctatattcatattattttttgtaggcaAAAAACCAAGAGTATATCCCTGCCccttttgcaattcaatctatcaatgctggGGATGACCTTCCTTCAACATTGCTGCAAGTCTTGTCATTTCAGAAAATGCAGAACAGCAAAGATGATACTGACAGACATAAATTAGTCTTATCTGATGGCACATGCATGCAGTTGGCAATCTTGCCTTCTAAATATGCTACTCTTATACTTTCAGACATTCTAAAAATAGGCACAATAGTCCAGTTATCGAGCTATACATGCTgatacatatggaacacaaggtaggaaatcaactatgattattaaatacaatatgtttCATCTTTTTTAAATTTCGTTTATGTATAATGAGCAGTAATTTAAGAAGTCTTTTGTTTCCACAAGACTATTGTAATACTTAGTCTGGAAGTGAAACAAATTGATTGCCCGTTCTTTGGTAAACCAGAATATCTATTCAAATAACAACAACCAGAAATTATGTCTAATGACAGACCATCAACTTCTAAATGCTCTCTTCAGTTTGCGATTGAATTGCCATCCCCACAAACAACAACTTCTCCAAATATAAGCCctatcaaaactttgaatccataccaaaataaatggacTATCAAAGGGAGAGTCACTCATAAACGGCCTATTAAGGCATATAGCACAACGACCAAAAATGGCCATGTCTTTAGCTTTGACATTGTCGATTGTGATGGTTCTGAAATTAGAATTACATGTTTTGATGAGATAGCTAAGTTACACTCTAACCGAGTAGACATAGGTTCGCATTATATTATTTCAAAAGGATCTGTTAAGGAGGCAGATGCAAGGTACAACAAACTAAATAGCCATCTAGAAATCATGTTGTctgatacatccatactaaaacgCTGCACCAACGAAGAACAACCAGATCAACAAAGTCCTCCTTTCACACCCATTAGTGAATTGTTTCATCTAACAAATAACGCGCTGGTTGACATAATTGGTCTTGTTCTATATGTTGGAGATATCGTTCCTATACACAAGAAAGATGGTAGTCAAACACAAAAACGTGTGGTGAAAATTAATGATCTCTCTGgttcaacaattgacatcaacttaTGGGGTCCAATGGCAAAACAACATGGCCTGGAATTGAAAAATATGTTGACCAATGATAGTATGCTTATCCTTGCTTTACGTAATGCTCGTGTTGGCTATTTCAATGGGAAGCTTATAAACATAACAGTTGCAacaacattacatatcaacccaAATTTTCTAGAAGCAGAGCTTCTAACATTAGGAGGAAAGGACCCTTTGCTTGATGTACCTTTTGTTGCACAAACTATCCACATAGATGGCAGATATACTAGAATGACAATTTCTTCAATTCATGAGCGGATGAGCATCAGACCAGAAATAATTCAGACAACATTGCTAGCTATTCTGCACTTTGTGAATGTCAATGACAAAAAATTCTATTACGCAGCTTGCCCACTAATAGTGAATGGAAGGCCTTGCAAGAAAAAGTGTACATAGCACGCTGATGACTCTTGGTTCTGCTCTAGATGTCAAATGACTATGCAAGACTGCAATTATAGTTACCTCTTGCCTCTAAAGTTGCAAGATGCCACAGGTACTCTATGGGCCACTGCATTTGACGAGGGTGGCATTCACTTGTTACACAAAACTGCAAAATAGCTCTATGCACTCCAAAACAATGGAACAACAATAGAAACACCTTCCTCAGTGATCAAGAGAGCACTGTCATGTTACTATTCATTCACACAGTTGGTTTCTACTAAGACATATAATTCAGAAACGAAGATGAAAGTCACAGTCAATAAAGTTGCTCCTGTTGACTTCAAAGCTGAGTGCCATGCATTACTTGCAGAAATTGCCTGCCTAAGTACAGAGACTTAAAATTATAACGCATCTTTTCTAATTATCAAACATTCCAGTTTACAATACAATTATACTATTACCTAATTTTCATATTCAGTACTTTTACATATACAAACAAGCACGTTTTACAAAGACAAGGGTGcttctataaatatctatatggACATTTCTTACATCTACCAATTATCTATTTGAAAGCTTTTCCTCTTGACATTAGTTATTTTTAGTCATAGTCTTTACTTTTATATGTGTTGACAGTATGTTGTTTGCTAATAATCTAGACATATATGCACGTATATTGTTCTTTTTCTGGTCTTATACCTTTATGTTTAACAATACAATACATAACTGTATATAACTATTCATAGTTATAGTATTTTGGATATATACATGtacttatatatgtgcatatgttcatatacaaaaccttgaatttttaaattatgtgtatatgtacatgtgtatatgtatacatacatctgtatgtatcaAGATTTACTATAGTtgtgcatacctatattacaatCATGCTTTTAAAATCTATATGGACATTTCTTACATCTACCAATTATCCATTTGAAAGCTTTTCCTCTTGACATTAGTTATTTTCAATCATAGTCTTTAATTTTAAATGTGTTGACAGtatcttgtttgcacataaacaAGACATATATGCACGTATATTGCTCTTTTTCTGGTCTTATACCTATATGTTTAACAATACAATACATAACTATATATAAGTATTCATAGTTATAGTACTTTTGATATATACATGtacttatatatgtgcatatgttcatatacaaaaccttgaattttttaattatatgtatatgtacatgtgtatatgtatacatacatctgtatgAATCAGAATTTACTATAGTTTTGCATACCTATATTACAGTCATGCTTTTAAAAACATGAAACATCAAAAAATACTATATCTATACATAGCTATATGACAATGCTACCTTTTGCAAAACCAACTTGCTAGCAGCAGCATATTTACGCAGTTCGGCACTAGACAGTCAATTTATGGTTTTCCACAACCCATATATTTCAAGTAAAGTTGTACATATAAGTTGAGCCAACGAGAGCAACAAAACAATAGAATGGATAATTACACATACAAATAATCACAACAAAAGCAGTTTACATACAGAACAAATCCTCTGAAATCACATAAGCATACATAAAGCAATTTTCAATTCTTATACATTCTTCATACATGCTTCAAAGTTAACTACCTTCAATTATGAAAATTCTAACATACCTCTGCTCTCTTtaaaatattagatatctatccagccttgccctcaagaaattgatgctatcaaattgagGAGAAGCGAGACCAATAGAACTTATTATGCAAAGAACAGAGCTGATATCTCCAAGAAATGACAACTGAAGCGTCATGCACTTCATAGACATTCCAATAACTCAGGACAGTTATTAGAAATAGAAGACATTGATCTTGAGCAAATTAATCTCTTTCAAACATTTTCTACTGCTCCTGAACTTGCTATGAAGGCTGCTTCGTTTCAAAATACATTGTCTAATTTCCgcaaaaagattgatatgttggaggtcacaTAGCCATGTTCTATTTGCAAAGAAATGTATGtgggcatgactattaaaaaaatcaatcacgtagttatgtgcatgagatgttaTGGTGAAAAAGGCCTCCACCGCTTCTCATTATCGaacaatatggacccaggtgagcaaccttctattttaaagtctctctcaggtagaagaaatgctcatatcaagaattgCCCCTTTTTTATAAGTAACACATGCAAGGGGAGGCCAATACAAATATTCTGGCCATACAATaaacttcccacaagatatttctAATATTGCAATAACATTGCCTCGACATAGTAACCAATTAGAAATTCTAATTGTCCCTAGAACAAATTCCCAAGGTTTAACTTATGACTGTTATGTGAATAGATTTCACGTCATGAATGCATTAGCTTACAAAATCaaacatgatcaatactacaaggatgtagtcattgatcCAGATGCAGTGCTTCTATTACCAGAGAAAACCACTGACATTACAGAGCTACTGCATTCAGTACATTCCCTgcaagaagatgttgttgaagatgcCTCTACTGAACCGGCTATTGACATCGAAGAACAAATTGAGGAGAATAGTTCCTCATTTGTCCCACAACTACCATCATCAATAATAGAACTTGATGCAATCAAAAACATCCTCCATCTAGATAAAACCATTGACAACGTTATTCCTTGGCCAAAAATTAGTGCAtcacctatcaatgagtacaatactgagggcctcctttccatggcattcccaaTGCTTTTCCCTAGTGAAATAgctttaccactacaacaaagagCAAACCAAGtgcatttacatgaatatgctttaCACTTGATCAAATACtatgatcaaagatttgggcaacatgttcgctttagatattatatctacaatctcaTGATGAGACATCGATCCCAGCAATCAATTTTTGTCTTCATAAAGACTAATCTGCAAGATAATCTTCCCCACAATCTATATGGCCTAAAGGAATACTTGCAAAACACGTCATCAAGTGAATTACCAAACCATTTCATGCGATATGCAGCCTCATTGCGTGGTACACAAGATTTTTGGAGCAAGTCCCGATGTGACCTTACATCAATGATAGAACAATTAGGTGCTCCTACACTGTTCTTCACCTTAAGCTCAGCTGACACAAAATGACTAGACTTGCATAAGTTATTACCAAAGTCAAAGTTAGCTACTACACCTAACAACAAAAGACAATTTACTAaaaatttaatcaataatcctcacattACAGCTTTATACTTACACTTAAGATTTCACATCTTTCGTGATGAATTCATTGTGAAAGAACTGAAAAGTATTGACCACTGGTACAGATATGAATGGGAGCACCAAGGCTCTGCACATATACATGGCTTTCTTTGGTTGCCACAAGCACCAAATGTTGATAGCCTTGACTGGTCAGATCATGCAAATGTCCAATCAGTAAAACAGTTCTTTGACTAGTACATCACAGCATGGAATCCACGTTGTGAAGAGGCTCGCTTGAACAGGCAATTTATGCCTACAATTTCAGATCCATGCCTTGCAGATACAGAGACCATATCCAAATTAGATCCTTATACCGATTACACTGAGTTACTCAATGTTGTTCAACAGcatacaaagtgttcagagtaTACCTGCTTGAGGAAAAAGAACTCAATCCTTCAATGCCAATACAAAGCTCCTTGGCCTGAACAACCTGAATCCTCACTAATATTAGACCACAACAATAACCCATCATACAAACCAGCAAGGAATGATAGCCTCCTAAATGTACACAACCCTACAATGCTCGCCATATGGAGAGCAAATGTTGACTGTCAGCCTGTCTGCTCCAAGAAAGCAGTTCTACAATATATTTCAAAGTACGCATCAAAAACTGAACAAAAGTCAGAaagttatattgatatcttgaAACGTATAGTTGAATCAATGAATTCAGATGATGCAATCCTTTTGGCATACCAAAGGCTACTCATGGGAATAGTTGCAAATAGGGACATTAGcgcacaagaaacttgtcacatgctacttaaactcccattgatatcttgTACACGCCAATTTATAACACTGAATGTCGGTAAAAGAATCTTCCAACGCATAGCTAATTGTGATGAAGAATCTCAAACCTCAATCTCTTATATCTCGAACTACATGAAATGACCATAAGAATTAGAAAACCTGACTCTGCTTCATTCAGCCCAGCTATATACATTCTCTGAGCACcgtaaatcatgtaaatggatgaaaagaaaggtacctgcaattgtaaatgtctacccacaaCACAAATCATTACCTTTAGAAGAGGACAGTAGTTTTGAAAGTTTCtgttggagtgaattgcttctttacaaaCCATTTTGAATTATTCCTCTACATATAGGCACCTCACCTGAAGAAATTATCATGAATTGGAAAGCTcttcaaagtacagattacatCCGATGGCATGTGAATGGTTTTCAAGAACACATTACCACAGAAAATGGTGAAGACCTACAACCAGAAGATATTCATCAATCAACTCAAGAAGGGCTCTACGAATGGGAGTTTttgtcacaaatgggagcatcaaacaacttCAACATTGCAGCTCTTCAACTGCTTGGCAAACGTGATTTTGATCTACAGTTTGATTGGACTGCTTCTATACCTGATAAACCACTGCATTCAAAAGAATTTAACTTTATTCTAACAGAGAAAAGCCAAGCACCCCACAATCTTGCGAACCCACATTTTAATGCACCTGCTAACTATGAGCTTGCATAAAACCAAATGATTGCACTTGATATTATCAAATCTCATGTTGATCGCAACCTGCATTCTTCACCATTGCGGTTAATCATTCAAGGCACTACAGGAACTggaaaatcatttcttattgactGCATACGCAGACAGTTAAATTCAAGTACAGAACATGCACAATGCCCCttgcttgtactagcaccaacaggtgtctccgcatataatatccaagcaaccacaatccatgCTGCCCTCTGTATACCCATCATGAATACAAACCCTTAACAGGCCATTCCCTATTAATGTTCCAAGAGCAATGCAAACACTTCAttacattttaatagatgaaatgagtttTGTTGGTCCTCAATTACTCattaagattgataaaagattgcgagaagcttttcccaccaaacaacatgaatcatttgcaggtatctcagtcattt contains these protein-coding regions:
- the LOC131858425 gene encoding replication protein A 70 kDa DNA-binding subunit A-like, with the protein product MSNDRPSTSKCSLQFAIELPSPQTTTSPNISPIKTLNPYQNKWTIKGRVTHKRPIKAYSTTTKNGHVFSFDIVDCDGSEIRITCFDEIAKLHSNRVDIGSHYIISKGSVKEADARYNKLNSHLEIMLSDTSILKRCTNEEQPDQQSPPFTPISELFHLTNNALVDIIGLVLYVGDIVPIHKKDGSQTQKRVVKINDLSGSTIDINLWGPMAKQHGLELKNMLTNDSMLILALRNARVGYFNGKLINITVATTLHINPNFLEAELLTLGGKDPLLDVPFVAQTIHIDGRYTRMTISSIHERMSIRPEIIQTTLLAILHFVNVNDKKFYYAACPLIVNGRPCKKKCT